One Paramisgurnus dabryanus chromosome 10, PD_genome_1.1, whole genome shotgun sequence genomic region harbors:
- the supt20 gene encoding transcription factor SPT20 homolog isoform X3, producing the protein MQQVLEYALDRAEYIVESARQRPAKRRVSSSGRKSLYQKLYELYIEECEKEPELKKLRRNVNLLEKLVSQESVSCLVVNLYPGNEGYSLMLRGKNGSDSETIRLRYEEGELLEYLDAEELPPILVDLLEKSQVNIFHCGCVIAEVRDYRQSGNAKMPTYQSRHVLLRPTMQTLICDVHAMTSDQHKWTQDDKLQLESQLILATAEPLCLDPSISVTCTTNRLLYNKQKMNTRSMRRRHSRAALNRQQEMMNHCPTLPQLRLLDYLQRRKERKPAPSIDLKISKAGNCVDMWKQSSCQLTIPADIDVEKYAVAEKSVKLDENQPTVWPSQDVRDDYIFECEVGGQPQRTKVTIFQPMGDPLVYGKIYSAKDSRSEDDVTDLHLIHPPFLIGSKTDAERFLMQYKEVYERDVKCPVKMVHNSGIVGPQGQISPTRETEADGFSALVQSSVLGKGVKHRPPPIKLPAGSACSSSGNPYSTQASTGHLKCPTPPPTKNQSLSRKHSMELGLLSPAALSPMQRSGTPKPSTPTPTNTPCSTPHPADIQSATPSVTPTPQDPTLTQQPTLLTSFAQQQMALNQGLPVMTIPLPTSGTTTSQVMTNPAGLNFINVVGSVCPQTLMGGSNPMLGSGIPLSGLLPSGGLMSGALPAMQPTAPTAGGPFSLNSSPGLRPLNLLQIPTGPLIFNSLQQQQLSQFSPQQQSSHSATSSPQQQGESADAGLTPDQGLSAQQTAVINLTGVGSFMSPQAAVLSQLGCGLDGSGPGLPSPRLQQQHQPQIQLQFLQHQMQQQQMGMAVGAAAQAALPRQHSANQPRSKRKRSTPQPLPKS; encoded by the exons atg CAACAAGTTCTAGAATATGCATTGGATCGGGCTGAG TACATTGTTGAAAGTGCTCGTCAGCGACCGGCGAAGAGACGAGTGTCCTCAAGTGGAAGGAAATCCTTATATCAGAAACTTTATGAATTGTACATTGAAGAGTGTGAAAAGGAACCCGAGTTGAAG AAACTGAGAAGAAATGTGAATCTACTAGAGAAACTTGTATCGCAAGAGTCCGTCTCATGTCTGGTGGTCAACTTGTATCCTGGAAATGAAGGATATTCCCTCATGCTCCGAGGAAAGAATGGATCTG ATTCAGAAACAATTCGTCTTCGTTATGAGGAGGGAGAGTTGCTGGAGTACCTTGATGCTGAGGAGCTGCCGCCCATCCTCGTAGACCTTTTAGAAAAATCACAA GTGAACATTTTTCACTGTGGCTGCGTCATAGCAGAGGTCAGGGACTACAGGCAGTCCGGCAATGCAAAAATGCCCACCTACCAGAGCCGACACGTACTGCTGAGACCCACTATGCAG ACCCTGATCTGTGATGTTCATGCTATGACAAGTGATCAACACAAGTGGACACAG GATGATAAACTTCAGCTGGAGAGTCAGTTGATTTTGGCTACAGCAGAACCGTTGTGTCTGGATCCCTCGATATCTGTCACCTGCACCACCAACCGTCTGCTCTACAACAAGCAGAAGATGAACACGCGATCAATGAGACG AAGACACTCGCGAGCGGCTCTGAACCGACAGCAGGAGATGATGAACCACTGCCCAACACTGCCCCAGCTCAGACTCCTGGACTACCTGCAGAGGAGGAAAGAGAGGAAACCCGCTCCATCCATAGACCTCAAGATCTCCAAAGCTGGAAAT TGTGTTGACATGTGGAAACAGAGCAGCTGTCAGCTCACCATCCCTGCAGATATTGAC GTGGAGAAATACGCAGTGGCGGAGAAGTCAGTTAAACTAGATGAGAATCAGCCTACTGTTTGGCCTTCACAG GACGTAAGAGACGACTACATTTTTGAGTGCGAGGTGGGAGGGCAGCCACAGAGAACGAAAGTCACGATCTTCCAGCCTATGGGGGATCCGCTCGTGTACGGCAAAATTTACAGCGCCAAAGACTCCAGATCGGAGGACGACGTCACAGATCTGCATCTCATCCACCCACC ATTCCTCATTGGTTCAAAAACAGATGCCGAGCG GTTTTTGATGCAGTATAAGGAAGTGTACGAGCGAGACGTGAAGTGTCCGGTTAAAATGGTACACAACTCGGGCATCGTGGGGCCGCAGGGTCAGATCTCCCCGACCCGAGAGACTGAG GCGGATGGTTTCTCAGCATTGGTCCAGTCTTCGGTTTTAGGTAAGGGTGTCAAACACAGACCGCCTCCTATTAAACTGCCAGCCGGCTCAGCTTGCAGCTCCTCAG GTAATCCGTACAGTACACAGGCCTCCACCGGCCATCTCAAGTGCCCGACCCCTCCACCCACAAAGAACCAGTCGCTTTCCCGAAAACACTCCATGGAACTTGGCCTGCTGTCCCCTGCTGCTCTCTCGCCCATGCAGA GATCAGGAACACCCAAGCCCTCCACGCCCACACCCACCAACACGCCCTGCTCTACGCCACACCCTGCCGATATTCAGAGTGCCACACCCTCGGTAACGCCGACCCCTCAGGACCCCACGCTCACACAGCAGCCGACGCTCCTGACTTCGTTTGCACAGCAGCAGATGGCCCTGAATCAGGGTCTGCCCGTCATGACGATCCCCTTACCCACATCCGGCACCACCACTTCACAGGTCATGACCAACCCAGCTGGGCTGAACTTCATCAACGTGGTGGGCTCTGTTTG TCCACAGACTCTGATGGGCGGCTCGAATCCAATGCTGGGCTCTGGCATCCCCCTGAGTGGACTTCTCCCTTCTGGTGGTCTCATGTCTGGGGCATTGCCTGCCATGCAGCCTACCGCCCCAACAG CAGGTGGACCCTTCAGCCTGAACAGCAGCCCGGGACTACGACCGCTCAACCTTTTGCAG aTCCCCACAGGGCCACTGATTTTTAACTCTTTACAGCAGCAGCAATTGTCTCAGTTTTCTCCGCAGCAGCAAAGCAGCCACTCGGCCACTTCCAGCCCCCAGCAGCAGGGGGAGTCG GCTGATGCTGGACTGACGCCAGATCAGGGGCTGTCCGCCCAACAGACCGCGGTCATCAACCTCACCGGAGTGGGAAGCTTCATGTCTCCTCAGGCAGCAG TGCTGTCCCAGCTGGGTTGTGGTCTGGATGGGTCCGGCCCCGGCCTGCCATCCCCGAGGCTCCAGCAACAGCACCAGCCACAGATCCAA